A region from the Serinus canaria isolate serCan28SL12 chromosome 10, serCan2020, whole genome shotgun sequence genome encodes:
- the LOC127059984 gene encoding uncharacterized protein LOC127059984: MHSSQDCWGLQLLSHFGAPESVTQKQSWLKSTVPVLGFPAAVVVPVRLPTEVTELLILDRKQHCPLLLSRLILPQLPSLAEHGRLPGLCQRRSSSSAPSGGFPSEPEFIPLFRPGIHTCFVAGLREVFYRTCRPRRSLRGGILIKERKKDVLWKKGRGSLGPEFDRAYIWVGCVARSSWETQTHLSLIRTKSFSVFQDKLSRQMRFQTSLPASSPPEPPPAHPGVSCEVRKSRRAQPQISSAQSFYPKPAQKYVARFSKELNSLRALLNVCLQTQQWELQDAALEIWPRLGLLKKLAMNVSENAMKCPVL, translated from the coding sequence ATGCACAGCAGTCAGGATTGCTGGGGACTTCAGCTTCTGAGTCACTTTGGTGCTCCTGAGTCTGTTAcccaaaagcagagctggctcaaaagcacagtgcctgtgctggggtttcctgctgctgtggttgtACCTGTCAGGCTTCCCACCGAGGTTACTGAGCTATTAATCTTGGACAGAAAGCAGCATTGCCCTCTCCTTCTCAGCAGATTGattctcccccagctcccttctcTTGCCGAGCATGGGCGTCTCCCAGGACTCTGCCAAAGGAGAAGTTCATCCTCTGCTCCGTCAGGAGGGTTTCCCTCTGAGCCTGAGTTCATTCCTCTCTTTAGACCAGGCATTCACACCTGTTTTGttgcagggctcagggaggtTTTCTACAGAACTTGCAGGCCCAGGAGGTCACTAAGAGGTGGCATTTTgataaaggagagaaagaaagatgtgctttggaaaaaagggagaggCTCTTTGGGTCCAGAGTTTGACAGAGCCTACATTTGGGTTGGCTGTGTGGCCAGATCTTCATGggaaacacaaacacacctTTCACTGATCAGGACCAAGTCTTTTAGTGTCTTCCAAGACAAACTTTCACGCCAGATGAGATTCCAGACCTCTTTGCCAGCTTCCAGTCCTCCAGAACCACCACCAGCACATCCAGGCGTGTCCTGTGAGGTCAGAAAGAGCAGAAGAGCTCAACCACAAATCAGCAGTGCCCAGTCCTTCTATccaaagccagcacagaaaTATGTGGCCAGGTTTTCAAAAGAGCTCAACAGCTTGAGGGCTTTGTTGAACGTCTGTCTGCAAACACAACAGTGGGAACTGCAAGATGCAGCTCTGGAAATCTGGCCCAGGCTGGGACTGCTCAAAAAACTGGCCATGAACGTCTCTGAAAATGCCATGAAATGTCCTGTGCTATGA